GTGTCTGGAGTGCGGTTGAGTAATTCTTGTAGAGTGGGCTGCTGAGTTTCTGGAGGACTAACCGTGGCTGCTGGTAGAGGCTGTTGTGGTTCTGGGCTGGGTTGAGATTGAGTATTAATTTGTGCTGGTTCTGCGGTGGAACCGGAGAAGAATTGTGCAATTTCGGGAGTGCTAAATTCTTTCCACAGGGCGCTGTCCCAACAGGCGACAATGACTTCTTTACTGGCGGCTACGGCTTTGCAGTCTACTGCTATTGTGTAAAGGTCGCCGAACCAGTCGCCAGTTTGCAAGGCTGCAAGGGCAAGACTATCTTGTTCTTGTCTCAGTCTAACTTTCCCTGAGACTATATAGTATTGGTAGCCGCGTTTTTGCGTTGACCAGATTTTTTCTCCTAGTTGGTAGCGATGGATAATTACCAGATGACGCAATCTTGCTTGTTGTTCGCTACTTAGCCAGCATAATGGCCCTTGATTCCACGGTATTTCTGCTATAGCGTTGATTTCTAAAGATTCATTATCCAGGGGTGTTAACCCATTTGTAATTTCACTGTTAGCTTTTGAATTTTCTCTGCTAGCCATTTTTCAAATAACTCATTTTGTAATGCTTGTTGTAGTTGAGTATCTTCTAAAGACGCTGGCAGAAATTGTTCTACGCGAAACAAACCATAACGTCCTTCTAGTTCTACTGGCCCTACTAATTGCCCAGAACTGGCAACATCAATTGCCGCCCGTAATGTGTCTGGCATTGTGCCACGGCTGATTGCTCCCATCATGCCGTTCATGATGCGATCTTCTGTGAGGGAATATTCTCTGGCTAGTTGTTCAAAACTGCCTCCTTCTTCGATTTGGGTTCTGAGTTCTTCACAAAGTTCTTGGCTTTCAACAATAATGCGAGAGATAACAACCCGATCTAAAAAAATTTTTCTTTCAATAAAGTACTCAGGAATGCTAGTTTGAGTGACTACTGTTTTGAGTTTTTCTAATTTAAAACCCAAGGTAATTGATGAATGAAATGTTTCATAATCTGTACCATTTGTTTGTAACCATTCTTGAAAAGTTTGTGGTTGAGTTAGTTGATTTTTTAACCGAAAGTCAATAACTGCTTGTTCTGTTAAAGCTGGGTTGATATCTAAATCATCTCTAGTTTGGATTTCTTGCTCAATCACATACTGACGGAGAATATCGCCAATAAACTGTGATAATTTGCCAGAAGCTTGCAGATATTTTACTGCCTGTGTGATTGAGAGTGGATGATCATTTATTGACAGAAATGATAAAGATTCCATGAATTAACTCAAGAAAAACAGCTAAAATTTCATAATTGACGGCTACCTGAACTGTGTCAGGAGTCAGCATAGAAAATTATGGCAACTACACTGTTAATGTGTTACCTAAAAATATGTCTAAATTCCACTAGTTAACTAGCCGATCGTAATTGTCCACAACCAAGCAAAGAGGATGGCGGCGATCGCACCAATTAACGTATTTAAAATATTGACTAATTCATTCGTCAGCCAAGTATATTTAGTTTGCAGTGTGGCTCCAATAACACTTTCTAAATTGGTCGCAATAAAAGCCGCTAAGATACACCACAAAATCCCTAGTGAGTCGATCAATCCTACCGTCCAACCAACGCAGGCGATCGCGATCGATGCCACCACACCAGCTAATGTTCCTTCTAAACTAACTGCGCCTTCTGTACCTCGCGGTACTGGTTGCAGTGTGGTAATTAAAAATGTACTTTTACCATAGGCTTTCCCGACTTCGCTGGCTGATGTGTCAGATAGCTTGGTGCTAAAACTCGCTACATAGCCCAACAATAGCAGGGACACAGGATGGGGAACTAGAGACTGGGAATTAGCTACTATAAATCCCGAATTGATGATTCCTACACCCAAAGCACATAATGCTGCGGTTAATGCTGAACCCCAAACATTTTCCGGGCCTCTTGCACCAGAACGCTTTTCGGCTATACCTTGCGCTTCTTTCTCTGCCATACCAATGCGCGTCACTCCTGAACCCACCAGGAAATAAAACGCCACTACTAGATATCCTTGCCAACCTACAGTTCCCCAAACTAGTACACCCAGTATCCAGGCGTGGAATAACCCCGCTGGGGTGAGCAGCTTTTTCGGAGCAATCCAAACTAAACCCAATAAAATGGCGTTTAATCCTACTCCCACTAACCAGGGATTCGCAGAGTCAATTAAAGGTAACATTAGCAGTGAATCACAAGTAATGTTGTCATTGGCAGCATATCAACAGAATAACCAATTTTCGACCTTAGATGTTACCTCTCATTCTTTAATTTTAAAAGTGCATAGATTCTCTTACTTTTACTAGTGGTGAGAGAAAAAACAGGCAAGACAAAGAACAAATTTTTTAGCTAGAACAAGTCAGGAGTCAGAAGCATAATTTCTGTTGTTAATTTTTAGTTATGTAGCTCATAACCTTAGAAGCTGCTGTAAATATCGCTATCAGCATATAAGTGACAGCAATATAAAACTGTGTTGCACTTAACCACAAACAAGTTTTTAGCGCATAAATTGTAGATATAGCAGGTTACAAGTTACAGAGTTAAAGCATTAGAGACTTTCATTAATCATTTGTCTCTTGTCAATACAAATGACCAATGACTAATAATCAAGGACGACCTTTACGGATGATTCTGTAATTTAGACGTGTTTTAGCTTACCTTGGCTATACATATAGTACAAATCTAGTAAACATTAGTTATGAGTCAACCTATATTCCATCTGGCTTTTCCGGTTAGTGATATCCAACAGACAAAAGCTTATTATGTCGATGGTTTGGGCTGTATTCCTGGGAGGGAAAACCCTCACGCGCTGATTCTCAATCTTTATGGACACCAACTAGTAGCACACACTACCAAAGAAATTTTAACTAGACAACGTACTATATACCCCAGACACTTTGGGTTAATTTTTACTCAGGAAAGTGACTGGGAAAACTTGTTAAATAAAGCACAACTGCACCAACTTTTGTTTCGGGAAGAAGCGAAGGATCGCTTTGTTGGTTCTCCTTTAGAGCATCGGACTTTCTTTTTAGAAGATCCTTTTTATAATTTGCTGGAGTTTAAATATTACCGCTATCCAGAGGCAATATTTGGTAGTTATGAGTATACCCAAATTGGCGATCGCTCTTAAAATTAGCACTTACATATAAAAACGCAAAATCAAGTTTTGGGTAAGGATGTAGGAGTTTAAGTATCCAAAAACCCCTTACACTCTTTCACCCCTAAGCCCAGTCTCCATCGACAATCTTTGTGCGTCATTCCGGTTAATATTTCGTATGGGTTCGGCTAAGGCTGTGGCGACTGCGGCTAAACTCCTAGAGTCGGTTAACATCCAAGGGTGCGATGCTGCGGGGATAATTACTTCTGTACCTATGGGCATTTGCGAACTTTTTGCTGGCACAATCATCAAATCATAAGGTGTCCAAATTGAGGTAAAGTTCAATTGCTTGAGCATTACAGCGTCAGAGTTTAAATCCTTGAGGAAGTTACTGTGAGGACGCATTTGTTCACAACCTGGCAGCCAAGAACCATAAGCCACTACAGTTCCATAATGAGGGGATGAAATGGTGATAAACCGCTGTACGCGCTCAATTCCTTGCAGTCGTTGGACATAATAACGACTGACAATTCCGCCCATACTGAAACCAACTATATCTAGTTTTTGTTCTGGTTCAAAGGTCACATTAATATAATCAGCTACTTGCTGCGCCAACACATCCAGACCCACATCACCGTTATTAGGTACTAAATTTAGAGCATACACAGACCAACCCTTATCTTGTAAATA
This window of the Nostoc sp. HK-01 genome carries:
- a CDS encoding glyoxalase/bleomycin resistance protein/dioxygenase — its product is MSQPIFHLAFPVSDIQQTKAYYVDGLGCIPGRENPHALILNLYGHQLVAHTTKEILTRQRTIYPRHFGLIFTQESDWENLLNKAQLHQLLFREEAKDRFVGSPLEHRTFFLEDPFYNLLEFKYYRYPEAIFGSYEYTQIGDRS
- a CDS encoding lipase, class 2, whose product is MQVNQAMNKIHQTHNPVLLIHGIGDTEAVFRKMQNYLQDKGWSVYALNLVPNNGDVGLDVLAQQVADYINVTFEPEQKLDIVGFSMGGIVSRYYVQRLQGIERVQRFITISSPHYGTVVAYGSWLPGCEQMRPHSNFLKDLNSDAVMLKQLNFTSIWTPYDLMIVPAKSSQMPIGTEVIIPAASHPWMLTDSRSLAAVATALAEPIRNINRNDAQRLSMETGLRGERV